The bacterium genome includes the window GCCGTAGGCGGCGAGCCCGTAGAAGACGCCGGCCCGCGCCGCGCGCGCCTCGTCGCGCGCCGCGCCGCTCACGGCGCGAGCCGCGCGGCGAGCCACGCCGCGGCCTGCGTCTCGGCCCAGTAGCGGGCGCGCCACGGCGCGCCCCCTTCGACGAAGCCGAGGTGCCCGCCGGCGCGCGGCTCGAGGAACGTCACGCAGCGCGGCGCCGCCGAGGCGGCGGCGTCGAGCGCCCCCGGCGCGAGAAACGGATCGTCCTCCGCGCCGATGACCAGCGTCGGCGTCGCGATCTCGGGGAGGACCGTCGTCGCCTCGGCGCGCTCGTAGTAGTCGTCCACGCCGGCGAAGCCGTGGAGCGGCGCCGTCGCCGCGTCGTCGAACTCCCGCAGCGTCCGCGCGGCGAGCGCGCGCGGCACGTCCAACGTCGCCGCGACCTCGGGGAAGCGCCGCGCGAGGTCGCGCAGCTTCGGCTTCAGCGTGCGCAGGAAGTTGAGCGCGTAGACCCGTCCCGCGCCGCGCGCGAGCCGCTCCGCCCCGCGCGCGAGGTCGAAGGGGGGCGAGATGGCGACGGCCGCGCGCAGCGTCGAGCGTCCGCCCCTCTCGCCGAGCCAGCGCAGGAGCACGTTCGCGCCGAGCGAGGCGCCGATCGCCGCCGTCGGCGCGGCGGGGGCTCGCGCGGCGAGCGTGCGCAGCGCGAAGTCGAGGTCGCCGGTCTCGGCGCTGTGGTAGAGGCGCGGCCGCCGGTTCGGCAGCGTGCGCCGGCCGCGCTGGTCGCGCGCGCAGTAGCGGAAGTTGAGCGCGGCGACGTTCCAGCCGCGCGCGGCGCACTCGCGCGCCAGCCCCTGCACGTAGACCGAGAAGGAGCTGCCCTCGAGGCCGTGCAGCAGCAGCACGACCGGCGCCCCCGCGGCGACGTCGAGATGGTCGAGGACCAGGTCGTCGCCGTCGGGCGTGGCGAGCACCTCGCGCCGCGCCGTCGCCGGGCGCGCGAAGCGCGTCAGCGGACCCCAGACGGTCTGCGCGTGCGCCCCGCGCAGCCACCACGGCGGCGCGAACGAGGGAACGACCGGAGAAGCGGCGCGCATCGCCCCGATTCTACGGTCGCGGCGGACCGGCGCTACTGCTTCTGGTACGTGCCGACCAGCTCCGCCTTGGCGATCACGTGCCCGTTCATCGCCTTCTCCAGCTCCGCCTTCGTCGGCTTCCCCATGTCGGGGAGCGCGACGTCGAGCGCGTAGAGCTTGAAGAAGTAGCGGTGCCGGCCGATCGGCGGGCACGGGCCGCCGTAGCCCGGACGCTTCCAGTCGTTGAGCCCCTCGCGCGTGCCCGGCGGCAGCTGCGTCGCCGCGACCCCCTGCGGCAGCCCCGCGGTCGTCGGCGGGATGTTGTAGAGGACCCAGTGGACCCAGGTCATGCGCGGCGCGCGCGGATCCGGCGCGTCCGGGTCGTCCACGATCAGCGCGAGGCTCTTGGCGTTCGCGGGGACGCCGCGAAAGACGAGGGCCGGCGGCGCGTCCTGTCCTTGGCAGGTGAAGAGCGTCGGAATCGGAGCGTGGTTCTGGAACGAGGGCGAACTGATTTCGAGCGGCATGCTTCCCCCAACGGCGACGCGCGGCGCGACGAGCGCAAGCGCCGCCCCGGCGGCCAGCGCGGCGACCATGATCGAGACCTTCATCGGAACAGCCTCCCGGGGCGCATTGTAGAAGCGTTCACCTCGCGCGAGGCGTCCCGGCGCGGCCGAAACGCGCCGCGCGGCGACGGTTGTTCGCCGGCGCGAAATTCCCCGGACGCGCCCGCCCGCCGCCGCCCCGCCCCGACGCCCGCGACCGACGCGGCGTCCCTTGTCGCGGCCCGCTCCCCGGATCAGATTAGTGGCCGTGAGGGACCGCGGGACGGGCCGGCGCGCAGGCGCGGCGCCGCGTGTCGCACCGAACGACGTTCGGAGAGGAACCGCCGTGAAGGTCAAGTTCTTTGCGGACATTCGGCCGTTGGCCGGATGCGACGAGTTGGAGTGGCAAGAGGCGGCGCCGACGGTCGGCGCGCTCCTCGCCGGGCTGGCGCGGCGACTCGGCGTTCCGTTCGGCAAGCGCGTGATTCCCGACGGCGCGCTGAGCGCGACGATCATCCTGATGGTCAACGGGCGGAACGTGCACCTGCTGCAGGGACTGGAAACGCCGCTCGCGCCCGACGACACCGTCGTCGTGTTCCCGATGGTCGCCGGCGGCTGACGCGCCGCCGCGCGCCGCGCCCGGCGAAGCGGACGCGGCGTTCCGGGGTCAGACCCGCGCGATCCAGTCCGCGAACGGGACGAGCCCCTCGCCGCTGCGGGCGGAGAGCTCGAAGATCCGCGCCTTCGCGTTGAGTCCGGCGATCAGCCGGCGGCACTCCGCGAGGTCGAAGTCCACGTACGGCAGCAGATCGGTCTTGGAGAGCACGACCGCGGTCGCGCTCTCGAAGATCGGCGCGTACTTGGCCGGCTTGTCGCTCCCCTCGACGCAGCTCAGCACGACGACCCGTTCCGCCTCGCCGAGGTCGAACTCCGTCGGGCAGACGAGGTTGCCGACGTTCTCGACGAAGAGGATCGTCCCCTTCGCCGGGTCGAGCGCCTGCGCGGCGTGCCCGACCTGGTGCGCGTCGAGGTGGCAGGCCTTGCCGGTGGTGATCTGCACGGCGTGGGCGCCGGCGCGCTCGATCCGCCGCGCGTCGTTGTCGGTGACCTGGTCCCCTTCGACGACCATCGCCGCCAGGCCGCGCTCCTTGAGGGCC containing:
- a CDS encoding MoaD/ThiS family protein yields the protein MKVKFFADIRPLAGCDELEWQEAAPTVGALLAGLARRLGVPFGKRVIPDGALSATIILMVNGRNVHLLQGLETPLAPDDTVVVFPMVAGG
- a CDS encoding alpha/beta fold hydrolase is translated as MRAASPVVPSFAPPWWLRGAHAQTVWGPLTRFARPATARREVLATPDGDDLVLDHLDVAAGAPVVLLLHGLEGSSFSVYVQGLARECAARGWNVAALNFRYCARDQRGRRTLPNRRPRLYHSAETGDLDFALRTLAARAPAAPTAAIGASLGANVLLRWLGERGGRSTLRAAVAISPPFDLARGAERLARGAGRVYALNFLRTLKPKLRDLARRFPEVAATLDVPRALAARTLREFDDAATAPLHGFAGVDDYYERAEATTVLPEIATPTLVIGAEDDPFLAPGALDAAASAAPRCVTFLEPRAGGHLGFVEGGAPWRARYWAETQAAAWLAARLAP
- the hypB gene encoding hydrogenase nickel incorporation protein HypB; the protein is MCSTCGCGQPDHDHEHEPEPGAEREHRHELGVERDHELGLAHDHGAGHEHGGEHERTILKVGRAILAENDRFAAYNRGWFDARGVRCVNLVGAPGSGKTTLLERLIPALKERGLAAMVVEGDQVTDNDARRIERAGAHAVQITTGKACHLDAHQVGHAAQALDPAKGTILFVENVGNLVCPTEFDLGEAERVVVLSCVEGSDKPAKYAPIFESATAVVLSKTDLLPYVDFDLAECRRLIAGLNAKARIFELSARSGEGLVPFADWIARV
- a CDS encoding YbhB/YbcL family Raf kinase inhibitor-like protein; its protein translation is MPLEISSPSFQNHAPIPTLFTCQGQDAPPALVFRGVPANAKSLALIVDDPDAPDPRAPRMTWVHWVLYNIPPTTAGLPQGVAATQLPPGTREGLNDWKRPGYGGPCPPIGRHRYFFKLYALDVALPDMGKPTKAELEKAMNGHVIAKAELVGTYQKQ